The segment CTTTTAAATCGCGTTATTTGAAGCAAGAAAAAAATCTGGAAAATGAAAAAGATAAAATTGAATATCTTGAAGCGGTACTAAGTGAATTGAGTAAAGTTGTTTCGCCAATCGAACAAGACATGTATCTAACGCAGTTATCAGCAGAATTTCAGCTGAGTCGAGAAACGATGCAAAAACAAATACGTGATCTGCGCCGAAAGAATCAACCAACCAAGCAAGAACAAGCTCAACCAACGACAGAGCAGGTGTCCGTAAAATCTGGAACGATCAGACAAAAACGCCCACTATCTCAGGTTGAAAAAGCAGAACAAATGCTATTGTATCGAGCGTTCAAAGAACTTGCTGTGCGTAATCTACTCAAGGAACAAGGCGTTCAATTTATTCATGATACTTATGCAGAAATCTATTTTTTATTTGATGCGTTTGTATCTCAAAATGGAGAATTCAAACTTGCGGAGTTTTTAGACTTCTTGCAAGATGAAAATTTAAGGCGGATAGTGGTCGAGATCGAATATATGCGAATGGCTGAAGAAAGTACGCCACGTGAGATCCAAGACTTACTGAGAGTGATCAGTAAATCGGGCTTAGCTGAAGAAATCATAACAAAAAAACAGATGCAGCAAGAAGCACGACGTACTGGGAACAAACAGTTAGAATTGGAATTGACGATTGAGATCATCAATTTAACGAAACAGTTAAAACAAGCCGAATAGCTACTTAAAGGGGGCCTTCTTTTATGGCAAATGGAACAGATGTTAAAAAATATGAAGCAGCAGTGGCAGCGTTCATTAAAGAAAATAAACCAAAAGGGCAAGTGATTTATGATGATTTATCAAATAAACTTGCGACACCATTCACTTTAAATGCAGATGAAATGGATAAGTTGATCCAAAAAGTAGAGGACGCAGGTATCAGCGTCGTTGACGAAAATGGTGAACCATCGATCCATAGTCTGAAAAGTGCTGAGAAAAAAGCAGAACAAGCGAAAACAGAAGATCTTTCTGCACCGACAGGCGTCAAAATCAATGATCCTGTTCGGATGTACCTCAAAGAAATTGGCCGCGTCTCCCTTTTAACTGCAGAAGAAGAAGTAGCATTAGCATTGAAGATCGAAGAAGGTGACCAGGAAGCGAAACAACGCTTAGCTGAAGCTAACCTTCGTTTAGTTGTAAGTATTGCCAAAAGATATGTGGGTCGTGGGATGCAATTTTTAGATTTGATCCAAGAAGGAAATATGGGATTGATGAAAGCTGTTGAAAAATTTGACTACCGTAAAGGGTTCAAATTTTCTACCTACGCAACTTGGTGGATCCGTCAAGCGATCACACGTGCGATTGCTGACCAAGCCCGTACGATTCGTATTCCAGTGCATATGGTGGAAACCATCAATAAATTGATCCGTATCCAACGTCAATTACTACAAGACTTAGGAAGAGAACCAACGCCTGAAGAAATCGGTGCTGAAATGGATCTTCCTACAGAAAAAGTACGCGAAATCTTAAAAATCGCTCAAGAACCTGTCTCATTAGAAACACCAATCGGTGAAGAAGATGATTCACATTTAGGTGATTTTATCGAGGACCAAGAAGCAACTAGTCCTGCGGAACATGCAGCGTATGAATTATTGAAAGAACAATTAGAAGATGTCTTAGATACTTTGACAGATCGTGAAGAAAACGTCTTACGTTTGCGTTTTGGCTTAGATGATGGCCGTACACGTACGTTGGAAGAAGTAGGTAAAGTCTTCGGCGTGACTCGTGAACGTATTCGACAAATCGAAGCAAAAGCATTAAGAAAACTTCGCCACCCATCACGCTCAAAACAATTGAAAGATTTCTTGGAATAATCAAGAAATAATTTTTTAAACAAAAAAACAGATCATTTTTCTTGAATGATAGAAAACCCTCAAAGTAGGAGATCTCTCCAGCTATTGAGGGTTTGTTTTTTATCAAACAATTCGACTAACTTTCAACAAAGGTCCGTTTAAACAAAGTAGCTCATTACGGTCGTTATTTATTTTTTACTGAAAGACTTATTTGTTTTTTTATAAAATCCTTAGGATATCCTATTGGCGTGTGGATTAGATTATGGTAGATTTAATGGTAGCGAAAACCTAGTAAAGGAGCCGATCGCTAAGTGATAAAAAAATGTCCAAAATGTGGATCAGAAAAAATCAAAGATCAATCAAAATGTCCAGAATGTGACTTTGAACCACAACAAGATGAACTGACACAATTACCCCAAACAGATGGAAATCAATCGTTAGACGAAACAGCTGAGGAAGTTTATCCAGACAGTATCGTAAATGATCCAATCGAGTGGTCAGAACTAAAAGATCTACCGTTGGAGTCTGTCATGGAGTTGTTTGACTCAAGTGACACGAGCACTGAGTCAAAGGATGATCAAGTAGATAAAAAAGAAAATATCAATCTTGGCAAAGAAAAAACAGAGACAGATCACTCTGCTACCTCTGAGCAAAGAGAAAAAGCGCAGCAGAAAAAACGAGTAGCTGAATTAAAAGAAGCAGTAAACAATGAAGAAGAAAATTCCATTCTAGCTGCTTACATCAAGGCGCATCGTGAAGATACGACTGAAGAACACGCAAAAGAGCTGCTTCGAATGATCGAAACGGCGGCAGCAACGGGTGAGGATTCAGTCGACATTCGCTTGTCGGAAAATACAACGGAGCAAGTTTCTCCTGAAAAATCTCAAGAGGATGCAATAAAAGAGCCACCAGTGGAAGAACCAACAGAAGAAACGATCATTGAAGATACTGTGGTCGAAGATTCTTCAACAAGTACAGAAGAACAAGTAGACGTAATTACAAATATAGAAGAAACTGCCCCAGTTTCTACGGAAGAACCTGTAGAGACGACTGAACCGATCGAAGAGGAAAGTTCTAAGGTTGAGAGTACGAAAGCTGCTTCAACAGATGCACCGCAACCAAAAGAAGCTCCTGAAACAACTGAACTGGTGGAAACACAGCCGAAACAGACAAAGGTTGAGGAACAAGAAACAAGCAATGCGTCCATCAAAAAAGAAGAATTGCCAAATGATCGAGGATCAAAGAAATCCAAAAAAAGATTATACCTGACGAGTGCGGCAGTGCTTTTACTTGGTGCAGGGGGTTGGATGTATTATGATCATCAGCAAAAAGTCCAAGCAGAAATCGCTGCCGAAACCCAACGTAAACAAGATAAAATGGCTGATTTACAATCAGATTTAGCTGCGTTTTATTCAGATGATGATGAACAGTTCATTCGTACAAGTATGATCAATCAAGACTTATCAAAATTAAGGGCATCATTGAATGAGGTCAAAGATGAAAAAGGGTATGCAGATCTGGAAAAAACCTTTGAAGATATCCAATCAAAGATCAAACAGATCCAAACGGTCAATGAATGGTTTGTTACACCAGTTATCGCAGATGATCAACTGATCGCAGAACCCAAATTGAAAGCTGACCAAGCGATCCAAAGTTTTGAAACAGAAGATACAGCATTTGGTCAATTGATCGACAAAGCGACAGATGAAGCAACTAAACAGTATCAACAACTTCAAACAGCAAAAGAAAAAACTGCTGTGATCTATGCAGATGGTCAAGTAAAAGATTCAGCAACGAAAGAGCAGTACGACACAGCAAAAGCAGAAGTGGCGAAAGTAAAAAATACAGAATTAGTCAAAGCACTTGTGACCGAATTGGACAAAGTCGATGAAGCTTTGACGAAAAAAGAAGAAGCGAAGAAAGCCGAAGAAGCAAAGAAAGCTGAAGAAGCGAAGAAAGCCGAAGAAGCGAAACAAGCGCAGGCGCAGGCTGAAGCGCAAGCACAAGCACAAGCTGAGGCAGCTGCTCAACAAACTGAGGCGACACAAACAACGCCAGCGACTAACTCCGCAAACCGTCCAATCATGGAAACAAGAGCCAGTGATGTCGCAGATGCTTCTAATCCTGCTTGGAATTGGGCACCAGGAGTCAAAGAAAGTGTGATCGCAACAAGTATTGCACGAGGCTACATCGTAGAGGGCGGCTATCGATTAGAGAAAGCTCGCATCGAAAACGGTGAAGGATACTACAACCTTTATGCGACTTCTACTAAATCATCTTTGATGAATGGTATCGGTGAAAGTGCTCTACCATTTTATATTGTCACAATCAATTGTAAAACTGGTTGGTTTGGTGGGAACGGTAGTAACTAGATCAGTGGTAGTTAGCTAGAGTATAGTTATATCAGCCTGATTTGCTATTCCTACAAAGCAAAACAACAATGGTCCAGAAGCAATTTTTCTTTCTATCATAGCGTCAAAAATAGGCCTTAGAATCCAAAAATATGAGGATATTTTCGGGTTTTATGGCCTATTTCAGTCGAACACTGACGGCTTAAGCTTTTATGGAGAATCTCTATCTATAAACATGGCGTTATGTTATGATAGCAAAGAAATGTTGGAATACAAAGGCCTTTTAGAAAAGGAGAAAAAGATGAACGAATTATTAGCAAATGTCTTTACCGCAATGGTGATTGACGAAAATGAAAAAAATTATTTTGTCCAAAAAAATGGACAAACTTTCCGTTTGAGCAAAGAGGAGGGAGAGCATACGATCGGCGAAGCAGTCGAAGGTTTTGGTTATCAGAATCAAAAACAAGAGAATCGTTTTACAACGGTGATCCCGAAGAGTCGCATTGGTCATTATGCTTTTGGAACAGTCACTTCTTCAAGAAAAGATCTAGGTGTCTTTATTGATATTGGTTTACCGGATAAAGATTTTGTTGTTTCACTGGATGAGTTACCTACAATGACTGAGTTGTGGCCCAAAAAAGGGGATCAGTTGATGATCGCTTTGCGCGTTGACGCGAAAGATCGCATTTGGGGAAGCCTAGCAGAAGAAAGAATCTTCAAATCACTAAGTAAGCATGGTTCAGAAGAATTGAAAAATAAAAACATCTCAGGAATCGCTTATCGTTTGAAGCTGACTGGCACGTATCTGCTGACGGATGATTTTTATATTGGGTTCATCCATCCTTCAGAACGTTACCGCGAACCACGTTTAGGTGAAAAATTAGAAGGACGCGTAGTTGGGGCTAGACCTGATGGTGTGTTGAATATCTCTTTGAAACCACGTGCACACGAAGCGATTTCTGATGATGCACAAATGATCTTAACGATTTTAGAACGTTCAGCAGATCAACAAATCGCATTCACTGACAAATCAGATCCAGATGAGATCATGCGTGCCTTTGGGATCAGTAAAGGGGCATTTAAGCGAGCAATTGGTAATTTATTGAAACAAGGATTGATCAAACAAGAGGATGGCGTGACGAAACTAGCGAAAAAATCTAATTGAGAATGACTTGCATGTTTTTCTCGTCTAGCTTATAATAATTTTAATCTAGAACGGTTGATTAGATATCTTAATTATAATCATTATAAATTGTTGGGGTTGAGAAAATGGGCATGAATACAATGTCAGTAATGAAAAAAACAAAACAACAGCTACATGAATCTGGGTTTAAACTGACCCCACAACGAGAAGCAACCTTGCTCGTCCTCTTAGAGAACGAAAAAGAACACTTGTCAGCAGAAGAAGTTTTCTTTCTAGTCAAAAAGAAAAACTCAGAGATCGGTTTGGCCACCGTTTATCGGACGTTGGAGATTCTAACGGATCTAAAAGTCATCGACAAAGTTAGCTTCAATGATGGTGTGGCTCGGTATGATCTGCGAAAAGAAGGAGCCAAACATTTTCATCATCATCTCCTGTGCTTAGATTGTGGAACGATCGAGGAAGTCGAAGAAGATCTGCTAAGTGAAGTTGAACAAGTGATCGAACAGCGTTACCACTTTTTTGTCAAAGATCATCGTTTGACCTTTCATGGTATCTGCCAAGAATGCTATAATAAGAAAAAAGAAAGAAAGACCGTCTGAATTGATAGACGGCTTTTTCTTTGAAGTGTCTACTGAAAAATAGACTACCGAAACCAAAGGCTATCTGATATGATAAAGAAGCATGAGGTGAGAAGGATGGAAGAAGAAATCAATGAATATCTTCGCTATTTAAGTATCGAGCGTGGATTATCGTTCAATACTCGAAAAAGTTATGAACGAGACTTGAATCAATACTTGCACTATCTAAAAGAACACGAGATAACCTCTTGGCAAACAATTGATCGATTTGTCGTCATCCAATATTTAGAAACGTTGCATGCGGAAAATAAGGCTTCTGCAACGATTACACGTATGATTACAAGTTTAAGAAAATTCCATCAATTTTTGCGACAAGAACGGTATACAGAACAAGATCCAATGCAACACATCGAGACACCGAAGAAAGCCCAAAAGTTGCCAAGTACATTGTCTTTAAAGGAAGTAGAACGGCTGATCGAAACACCTGATACATCGAAAAGTTTAGGGATCAGAGATCGCGCTATTTTAGAAGTCATGTATGCAACAGGGATGCGTGTGAGTGAGTTAGTCGGACTGAAGTTAGGCGATTTGCACTTGTCTTTAGGGCTGGTTCAAACCTTAGGTAAAGGAGATAAAGAACGAATCATTCCTTTAGGCGATTATGCGATCCAATGGTTAGAACGTTATTTGGATGAGGTTCGTCCTTTACTAGTCAAAAATCCATCTGAAAACCACGTTTTTTTGAATCATCATGGTTCAAGTCTCTCTCGACAAGGAATATGGAAAAATTTAAAACAACTTGTTCGAGAAGCAGGGATCTACAAAGACGTGACCCCTCATACATTGAGGCATAGTTTTGCGACACATTTACTAGAGAATGGGGCGGATTTACGTACCGTTCAAGAACTATTAGGTCATGCAGATATTTCAACGACACAGATCTATACACATATCACGAAAAAAAGAATGACAGATGTCTACAAGCAGCATTTCCCAAGGGCTTAGTTTATAGGATGGTGAGAAAATGTTAACACATTATCGAAAAGAAAACCGAAAAATCGCGATGGGACTATTGAGCTTTCATAAAAAGTTAAATGCAGAATCAAGTTTACTAAAAGAGATCGATACCTATGAATCTGC is part of the Enterococcus mundtii genome and harbors:
- a CDS encoding S1 RNA-binding domain-containing protein — encoded protein: MNELLANVFTAMVIDENEKNYFVQKNGQTFRLSKEEGEHTIGEAVEGFGYQNQKQENRFTTVIPKSRIGHYAFGTVTSSRKDLGVFIDIGLPDKDFVVSLDELPTMTELWPKKGDQLMIALRVDAKDRIWGSLAEERIFKSLSKHGSEELKNKNISGIAYRLKLTGTYLLTDDFYIGFIHPSERYREPRLGEKLEGRVVGARPDGVLNISLKPRAHEAISDDAQMILTILERSADQQIAFTDKSDPDEIMRAFGISKGAFKRAIGNLLKQGLIKQEDGVTKLAKKSN
- the rpoD gene encoding RNA polymerase sigma factor RpoD; this encodes MANGTDVKKYEAAVAAFIKENKPKGQVIYDDLSNKLATPFTLNADEMDKLIQKVEDAGISVVDENGEPSIHSLKSAEKKAEQAKTEDLSAPTGVKINDPVRMYLKEIGRVSLLTAEEEVALALKIEEGDQEAKQRLAEANLRLVVSIAKRYVGRGMQFLDLIQEGNMGLMKAVEKFDYRKGFKFSTYATWWIRQAITRAIADQARTIRIPVHMVETINKLIRIQRQLLQDLGREPTPEEIGAEMDLPTEKVREILKIAQEPVSLETPIGEEDDSHLGDFIEDQEATSPAEHAAYELLKEQLEDVLDTLTDREENVLRLRFGLDDGRTRTLEEVGKVFGVTRERIRQIEAKALRKLRHPSRSKQLKDFLE
- the xerD gene encoding site-specific tyrosine recombinase XerD, with product MEEEINEYLRYLSIERGLSFNTRKSYERDLNQYLHYLKEHEITSWQTIDRFVVIQYLETLHAENKASATITRMITSLRKFHQFLRQERYTEQDPMQHIETPKKAQKLPSTLSLKEVERLIETPDTSKSLGIRDRAILEVMYATGMRVSELVGLKLGDLHLSLGLVQTLGKGDKERIIPLGDYAIQWLERYLDEVRPLLVKNPSENHVFLNHHGSSLSRQGIWKNLKQLVREAGIYKDVTPHTLRHSFATHLLENGADLRTVQELLGHADISTTQIYTHITKKRMTDVYKQHFPRA
- a CDS encoding Fur family transcriptional regulator, with translation MGMNTMSVMKKTKQQLHESGFKLTPQREATLLVLLENEKEHLSAEEVFFLVKKKNSEIGLATVYRTLEILTDLKVIDKVSFNDGVARYDLRKEGAKHFHHHLLCLDCGTIEEVEEDLLSEVEQVIEQRYHFFVKDHRLTFHGICQECYNKKKERKTV
- a CDS encoding cell division site-positioning protein MapZ family protein; the encoded protein is MIKKCPKCGSEKIKDQSKCPECDFEPQQDELTQLPQTDGNQSLDETAEEVYPDSIVNDPIEWSELKDLPLESVMELFDSSDTSTESKDDQVDKKENINLGKEKTETDHSATSEQREKAQQKKRVAELKEAVNNEEENSILAAYIKAHREDTTEEHAKELLRMIETAAATGEDSVDIRLSENTTEQVSPEKSQEDAIKEPPVEEPTEETIIEDTVVEDSSTSTEEQVDVITNIEETAPVSTEEPVETTEPIEEESSKVESTKAASTDAPQPKEAPETTELVETQPKQTKVEEQETSNASIKKEELPNDRGSKKSKKRLYLTSAAVLLLGAGGWMYYDHQQKVQAEIAAETQRKQDKMADLQSDLAAFYSDDDEQFIRTSMINQDLSKLRASLNEVKDEKGYADLEKTFEDIQSKIKQIQTVNEWFVTPVIADDQLIAEPKLKADQAIQSFETEDTAFGQLIDKATDEATKQYQQLQTAKEKTAVIYADGQVKDSATKEQYDTAKAEVAKVKNTELVKALVTELDKVDEALTKKEEAKKAEEAKKAEEAKKAEEAKQAQAQAEAQAQAQAEAAAQQTEATQTTPATNSANRPIMETRASDVADASNPAWNWAPGVKESVIATSIARGYIVEGGYRLEKARIENGEGYYNLYATSTKSSLMNGIGESALPFYIVTINCKTGWFGGNGSN